One genomic region from Waddliaceae bacterium encodes:
- a CDS encoding M18 family aminopeptidase gives KHKIKLQRYITRNDIRGGSTIGPIHATSLGIKTVDIGEPILSMHSCRELMSCHDHIALCKLLEKFLIDGCEA, from the coding sequence AAGCATAAGATAAAACTCCAACGTTATATCACGAGGAACGACATCAGAGGAGGCTCAACAATCGGCCCCATCCATGCCACTTCTTTGGGGATAAAGACCGTCGACATCGGCGAGCCCATACTGTCGATGCATTCGTGTAGAGAGCTGATGTCGTGCCACGACCACATTGCGCTGTGCAAGCTCCTTGAAAAGTTCCTGATCGACGGCTGCGAAGCATAA